cgccatgttgcgaccagagccactctagcgcctgaggcagaggccacagagccatccccagcgcccgggccatccttgctccaatggagccttggctgcagaaggggaagagagagacagagaggaaagcgcggcggaggggtggagaagcaaatgggcgcttctcctgtgtgccctagccgggaatcgaacccgggtcctccgcacgctaggccgacgctctaccgctgagccaaccggccagggccaaatttcacTGATTTAAGTCTCAGTTGATCTTTTCTGGATGCTCCAATGGCATGGCATAATTGAACAGggaatgcttttttctttattaatggtacataaaataatggtgCATTTTACAatcaatcaattcaataaaatattatatgtgtaACGTACTTAGAACTGAGGGCTAGGTAAGTATTTGCACCTGCTCTTCAAAATTGGGCACTTACTGAGTTCCCGACTCATTCTAAGCTCCTTACATGTTTTATCTCGTGAATTCTCTCCACAATCTTATGAAGTTCATGCTATTACTACTGCCATTTGACATATGAGAAGACTGAGGTATGGAGAAGACATGTCCCAAAGTCATGCAGCTAGCAAGTGGTACAGAGAGAATCTGAACTCAAACAGTTTATTCCAGAGCCCATTCTTGGCCACAATGTAACATGAATGTCTAGTATACTCAAGCCAATCCATCTCCCACCTAAAGCTCAAACGTAGTTTCCCTAAATGATCACATATGTGAAGCTGCTTTCAAAATCATGTTTCTAACATTCAAATATAGTATCAATTCCTTCAGTCTGGTTTATACTGATCAATATTTCAGAAGAAATTTTTAGTGTAAAGTTCTTCTGATACTTGTTTTTCTAACACTCTAAAAGCAGTTTTCCCTTCTTTTGAGGCAAATTGTTAAAAAGGAAGTACTAGCTCTGGGGGCAACAGATCCAGTGTTGCAAGAGGTATATAAAATTTTGCTAACTAAAAGCCACACAAACTCACATGGAGTAATTCCATGTCAAACACATGCAAAGATTATAACTGCATGAAACAGCAAGGGGAAATTTTGAAGCTAACCCCAAGAGTAGAAACATTTGAGGTCTACAGCTGGGTTATTAAGAAAACTGCAAAGTCATCAACAGTTGGCATTTATAGGATGCTTTCTGAATGAGTGGTGACACGAAGCACTTTGAAAAGAGACAAGCTGTTGGTCTTAACGATGCCTACTCTAAAAAAAGTCGTTAATTCAGGAAGAGATAAAGTGTATTCTGGTGCAGAATAAGATTAACATTTTTtcaaggagggggaagggatatCTAAcccagtaaaaagaaaatattatattacaCTGTATTCTGGAATAAAGTGCTGCCAGAGAAAAGAGAACTAGGAGCTTCTTGAGGGCCTAAGCCCTTGACACTTACAATCTCATCTCAGAGGGGTGTGAGTCATCATCCTCTCCCACTATAATGACGCCTTTGAGCTTGACGTTGCCTGTAAACCTGCCAGAATGCAAAAGAGATGGCTGTCAACCTGAGTCTGaatctctgccccttcccctttctgggcttcagtttaCTCAAGTGTCAACTTGTgcctgataatttttattttatttactgattttttagagagagaagtagggagaaagagagaaacaaagatttGTCATTctacttattatgcattcattggttaattcttgtatgtgccctgaccggagatagAACCTGCAACCGTGGCATATCGAACAATGccctaaccgactgagctacctggccagggtttatTAGATAATTTCTAAGATCCTGTCTGCCTCTGGCACTCTGCAGTTCTAAGAAATTTATCTTGACTTGACTTTTCAGTTATCTTTCAACAAATACCTCTTTTTCATCTGCACCAGGAAATCTATGATGCTTTTCTCCTCAAACCCACCACAGTAATTTACTCCATTTCTAAAAACAGATGGTTCTTgacacaacaaatgaatgctttctgaTAAAGCAACTGGGTACAGTCTATTTAGCTTGAGGCAAGCACCAAGGAGATACTTACGGAATATTAAACAGAAGCTCTTCATCTGCATCACTTTCAACAAactggaggggatgaggaaggaggagaaagcaacaaatatttactgagagccTACAATTTCAGACATCTTCTATCCTGTTCTACAACGCAGAGTGCAATGCAAATAGTCAACCTCCATCGCTTTTCCAGCACTTATTAACCTGATGGAAGTTAAGTGCATAATCACAGACAACCCAATCAGAGGGTTGTTAATGGGGAGCTCATGAACCAACGTCCAGGGCGGACTAGCCCCCCTAGATTGTGTCCAAAGATCTGTGCTTATCCGGTCCACAACATTAAAATGGCTCTGTGACCCCACAGCGGGACATGCTCTAGACCGGATGTAACAAGCTTCATCTCCCCAGGCGGGTCTCCAGGTGATACGGTCATGCAGCCATGGGAACTAGTGGTCAAATAGTAGGAAAAACGCCCTTATGACCATCCTTCCTCACTACCCACGGAAGCCCTGGGACAGAACACTGGCTacgcccccttttcctctctgggcctcagttcctctatctgcaaaatggggagacTGGATCCTGTTCAGCTCCCGAAAGGCTGGCAGGAGATGGGCACGGGAAAGCGCTTGGCAATCGGGATGCCGTTATTTTTAACTTCAAGAACGAGGCTGACAGAACAGAGATGGGTAGCCCGAGGCCCCGCGCGGGTCCCCGCCTCGCCCGCCCCAGGCCCGGGAAGGCCCACCTTGGAGCGGTCGGTCCGCTCCTCCCACGGCTTGAAGACGCCGCGGCCGCTGCCCTCGCGGCTCTCGTTGAGGCACTGCAGCCGCTCCATATCGATGCGCAGGTACAAGCCGTACGCCAGGCCGCGCTGCTCCGGTGGCTCCTCGCGTTCCGCCGCGCACCGGCAGCCACCCCCGCCGTGACTGTGGCCATGCGACATGGCGACGCCGGCACCCTAGCGCCCTCTCAGCCCAGTCGCCGCCGTCCGCCCCGCGCTCCCTCGGCTCCAGCCGTCAAGCGCGCCGTGGCCGCCGCGTCGTAAAAGGCGCCCCGATGCGGCGCATGCGTCCGAGGAGAAGGGGGGGCGGGGCTCGGAGAGAACTGAAGTTTGACCAGCGCTTGCAGGTGCCAGGCATTCAATGTTGACCCTTTCGGTCCTGAAGACGAATGCTGTTGCTAGCCCAGTTTCTCAGCTGTGGAAACCGAAGGGCACTGGAATTAAGTTGGCGTTCCGAGTAAATGGTGGTGCTGGGTTTCGTATCCTCCTCCTGCGTAGGCTAAAgcctgtgttcttttcttttaccGCCAACCTTTTGGGGAGCGGGCGGAGGAAAGTGTGCGCAATGATAAGGCCCTGAAGAGCAGGGAGCACGACGTTATCGCCGCCTCGCATGTGCGTGATTCGGCGCTTAGGCCTTACAAACCCACTTTTATAACCACTTTCTTCACAGTGGGCTTGGCGGTCGACAGCATAGGTTTTATGGATGGCTGGATCTGAAGACAACTCTTGGCTCTGCTGCTAACGGTGTGACGCTCTGAATATGTCATTTTCCCCATCTTGAGACttcgtttcctcatctgtaaagtgggaatgatAATATTTGTTTCATGGGATCGCAGTGAGTATTAAATGAAGTATGAACTTAAAGAACTGAGCACAGTGGCAGACGCGTGGTAAGAATTCTGAGTCAGATCTTGATTCAAATCCAAGCACAGCCGCTTACTAGCTATATGGCCTTAGGCTCGGAGGCGCACTTTACCCTCTGTCAAGTGCAAGGATTGGACTCGATGACCTTTAGGCCCCCTCCCCATGTGATATTTcagagcagtttttttttttttcagagggcTGGTTGTGATCCATTTAACGGGTCTTAAAGTCCATTTAGAGGAATGTaaccagcattaaaaaaatagagtacaATAAATTCAGAATGTATCACACATTTTAAGTCTCGATTTATGGAACTTTTGTTCCAGTTTTGGGTTTGTGTACTCACAtgtgacataaaatatttttcatattgtggtttaaagtaaaaagaattgAAATCCACTGTTTAAAGTTGAAACGGTTTTGGTTTCAGGATAGAATGTGTTCTTACCCCTtagtggggagggggaaaagacAGAGGATGTAGAGACAGATGGGATATTATGGATTTCCCTGCCCTTCACTCCTGGCTCTGGAGTGTCCAGACAAGATGAGGCTGGTGAAATACAAACCAAAATGTCCATATATTCAAGtttcattcagaaatattttgATGTCCTAGTTCAATTCTTTGTGAAATAGGCAAACTTGGTTCTGGTTCTGTATAGCTCAATGTCATGAATTATTCCTTTcacctcacagtttcaggcaagAGATTTGGCACATGATAGAAGCTTAGTAAATGTTTCATTAAATGATACACTCAATAGCTTCTTTGGGACAAGTATGTTCCACTGCAGGACCAACACAAGGCTTATGGCAGGACTTCTCACTTTTGgcttgtcattttctttctttttttttacagggacagagagagagagtcagagaaagggatagatagggacagacaggaacggagagagatgagaagcatcatcagttttttgttgcgacaccttagttgttcattgattgctctctcatatgtgccttgaccgcgggccttcagcagaccgagtaaccccttgctcgagccagcgaccttgggtccaagctggtgagctttttgctcaagccagatgagcctgtgctcaagctggcgacctcggagtctcgaacctgggtcctccgcatcccagtcttttcttctttgtcattttcattgtcATCCTTTACGGATTTATTGagcactctgtgccaggcattgtgctaagcacattatgtagtttgtctcaGTTATTTGTCACATGAACTCTAAGACAGAGGTAGTGTTACTCATTGTTGTCTCCAATTTGAAgatgaggaaaactgaggctAACACAGGTGAATTAACTTGCCCCAAATCAGATAAGGTTAGGAACTCACCAGGCTTTGAACACATCCTATAGTTTCCTGAAACAAAAGGTGCTCCTGGGCcttgcccggttggctcagcagtagagcattggcccagtgtgtggaaaccctgggttcgattcctggctagaccacacaggagaggaagcactcatctgcttctccacccctccccctctccttcctctctatctctctcttcccttcccacagccaaggctccattggagcaaagttggcctgggcactgaggatggctccatggcctctgcctcaggctctagaatggcttcTGCCAcagtagagcaatgccccagatgggcagaccatcaccccctggtggggatgctgggtggatcccagtcaggcacatgcaggagtctgtctgactgcttccccacttctcactttggaataatcaaaaaaaaaaaaaaaaaaaggtgcaccTGAAGTAAATGTATCAATTAGCTTATGCTGTTTAACAAATCACCCCcaaatttaaaagctttaaacaagcatttattatttctcatgattCTGTAGATTGCCTGGGAAGTTCTTTTCAGGGCCAGTTGGCTTGAGCTAGTTTGGAATGACCTCACTCACATGTTCAGTTGATGATACTGGCTGTCACCTGAGGTGATGGGCCACAAACCTGAGCTTAGTCACATGGCAGCAGTTGCAGAGTTCCAGGAGCTAGAGAGGGAAGAGCCAATTACACAAGCGCTTTTTAACTCTCGGTTTCTATCATGTCCCTTCCACCAAAACAAGTTTCATTGGCAAAATCCACATTCAAAGGtgaatagaggccctggccggttggctcagcggtagagcgtcggcctggcatgcgggggacctgggttcaattcccagccagagcacataggagaagcgcccatttgcttctccacccccaccccctccttcctctctgtctctctcttcccctcccgcagccaaggctccattggagcaaagatggcccgggcgctggggatggctccttggcctctgccccgggtgctggagtggctctggtcgcggcacagcgacgccctgaaggagcagagcattgccccctggtgggcgtgccgggtggatcccggtcgggcgcatgcgggagtctgtctgactgtctctccccgtttccagtttcaaaactaaaaaaaaaaaggaaaaaaaaaaaaaaaggtgaatagaCATTACTTTTTGATGAGAAGAACTGCAAAACATTGTAGTTTCCCCCTCCCCAGTATAtctgagttttcttttgttgtggaACAGATTATCCccaaacttaatggcttaaaacaataattaaaatttatctctCAATTTCTGGCTTAGTTGGGTGGTTCAGGCTTGGCTTTCTCAGAAGGCTGAAGTCTGAAAGTCTGACTGAGGCTGGAGGATCCACTTCAGGATGGTGCGTCACAGGGCTGGCAAGTTGGTGCAGGCTGTTGGCAAGAGGCCTCCATTCCTTGCCAAATGGACCTCTCCATAAGACTGCTTGAGTGTCCTCATGACATGGTGACTGGCTGTCATCACAGCAAGGGACACAAGAGAGAGCAAGGTAGAAACCACAATGTCTTTTATGACCTAGCCTTAGAAGTCACATACTGCCAATTCTGCAATAACACCATGGTCCCATAGGTCAGCCATATTCAAGATGTGAGGATACTACAGAGGGATGCAAATACAGGAGGTAGAACTCATTAGAGGCCACCTTAGAGGTGATTACCACACTACCATACATGTTAAGTGACTACTGAaaaagtcttggccctggccaggttgctcagtagatagagcatcatcccagcacggcgaggtcgcaggttcaatccctggtcagggcacgtacaagaagcaatcaatgagtacacaactaacaaatgaacaactatgtggaacaaAGTGGATacgtttctctctcccttctttctctctcaaatcaatgggaaaattaaaataaaaatgtctgtttctcttatacatttatttggtattttggCTGAGGATTGAATTCTCTCAGACTTTTGAAGATAGTTTCGAGAAGTACAATGTCATTCTGATGCCTGATTGTTTGTCTGGGTTTCCCCCAAGTCCCTTTCTAGGTTTTCAGATCTCTTGGTCCCTAGTATCCTGAAATCTGATGTTGTGACTCTTCGGTCATTTTGTGCTGGATACCTGATGGACCTTTTCAGTTTAGAAACTCTAGAACAGAATGTGGGCATACAGGTTAGGACATCTGCATACCTGTGCACAAGGCCCCTTGCAGGGAAACATATTTAGGGATATGAAGAGAAGGGGGCGGGCAAGGATCCTGCTCTCCCGCATTTACCACCTTCTAGTGCAGAGTTCCAAGAGACTCAGAAACTTGAATGTGGCCTTCCAGGTTATTGTGGTTTATTTATCAAGGTACCAGAATGGGAtatcttttatttaacatttttaactcTGCAAATTAAAAATGTACTTCCTTTTGTACTCTTGCTCCAGTCTCACAAATATTAGGAGCGGCCTgctgggcaagttgcttaacttctctaagcctAAAATTTGTCATATGAAATGGGAGTAAGAGTACCTACTTTGTAGGGTTTTATTTTGAGGGTAATATGCGATAAAGCATGAGAAATGTTTGGGTCGATGGAAAAAGGTTAAATTTTGCAGAGAGCAAGACTTTCAGCTCAGCCTCTTCTGGTTGGATGAGAAACTTCAGTTGCTTAGGGGGCTGAATTTGGAAGGGTTGTTTTGCTGATTTGGGTATCAGCCTTTTGCCTCTGCTTACTCTGCCTGCCCCTTCTCTTGCACTACATTGTTTGTCTGAGGATAAACGGGGATGCTCAGTGACTTCTGAGATTACTTGGGGGCAGGTAGGAAAagcttctaattttttctttctcctattcCAAGAGGCCATCTGCCTACATTTCTGAACTCAAGTACTGATGAATCTGTATCCATTTTCCCTTATCTTCTGTCTCAATTAGGCTGAGAGAAATGAACTGCTTTTCTGTTTTATGTTTCTTGTGGCAAAATGAGAGTAATCATAATAGCTAACAAGCATACGGCACTAGTAATTGCCAAGTACTGTCCCAATGGGTTTACTtatgttgttattatttattttaagtgagaggggagatggggagatagactcccacatgtgcactgacagggatccacttggcaaccgcATCTTGGGCTGAcgtttgaatcaaccaagctatttttagcacctgaggctgatacgcttggaccagctgagctatcctcagtgccaggggccatgctgaaaccaatcaagtcactggctgcggacaagaaggagagaagggggagagtgggagagagaagcagatggttgggcAAACCTGTATTTTCATaccctgggctgacgctctatccactgagccaccaggcagaacctacttatattatttttaatctttataactaCAAGAGttcattattatcttcattttatagatgataaaattGGGACACAGGATGGCTAAGTAATTTGccacaggtcacacagctggtcagtAGTGGAACTAGGATTGAACCCGGGCACAGGGCCTCCAGTCTGTGCTCTTAACACATTGAGCCTTCTCcaaatattaattaacatttattgagtacttactgagGCCAAATTGAGACCCCAGCACTTAGGCTCTTAACTACCATGCTGTACTTACCAGCAGTTACCTTggaccagtctttttttttttttttgtatttttcttaagttggaaacggggaggcagtcagaatcccgcatgtgcccgaccggaatccacccagcatgcccaccagggggcgatgctctgcccatctggggtgccgctctgttgcaaccagagccattctagcgcctgaggcagaggccatagagccatcctcagcacccggaccaactttgctccaatggagccttggctgcaggaggggaagagagagacagagaggaaggagagggggaggggtggagaagcagatggactcttctcctgtgtgccctggctgggaattgaacccgggactcctgcacaccaggctgacactctaccactaagccaaccagccagggcccttggaCCAGTCTTTTTCCTCAGAGCTTTAGTTATAACAACTGTCCTTTACTAAATGCCCATTCCATGTTGGGTACATCATCTAATTCATCACTAACATCCTGGCTAACATGTCCTGAGCTCTTTCTGAGTGCCAGGCAGTTTTCTAAGCACTCTATGTGACTTGACTCATTAAATCACTGTATGATAGCACTGCATGGTTgatgtatttttctcatttttggaggaagaaactgaaacacagaggttaagtaacttgctcaagggcACACATCTAGGAAGTGTGGGATTTGAGGCTAGGTGGCCTTGTGAATGACCCAGGGCACCGTGATTGCCTTTGGAGTCTTTGGCGCTATTAGCAAATATTTGTTCTGTGTCAGGCACATGGATGAACTGTACTTCCCAGCCCCCTTGAATTTAGGTGGAGCGAATGAAATATGATGGAAATTATGGATGTCACTTCTGGACAtagtttagggcagtggtccccaaccttttttgggccacagaccggtttaatgtcagaaaatattttcatggaccggcctttagggtgagatgaataaatgtatcacgtgaccgagacaagcgtcaagagtgagtcttagacagatgtaacagagggaatctggtcattttttaaaaagaaaacattgttcagacttaaatataaataaaacggaaataatatgttatttattctttctctgcagaccggtaccaaatggcccatggactagtaccggtctgcggcctggggattggggaccactggtttagggaGCCAAACTGAGGTTCTCTGTTTGAGAAACACAGTAATAACTATATTATTTTGATGACCTGAACTTTCCTTGTAAGTTTTTGAAAGGGTTGAGACAGTGGGCATCACAGAAAGAGAAGTCTGGGGGCCTGTAAAGACAAACTGCCTATTTTACCATTTAGCCAATAACCAGGTAGAGACTCAAGTGGATGAAGAATGCTAGTGGAGAGATCCCTCGAAGGGGGCATCTGTCAAGGTGCTAAGCCAGGCAGAGGATTCTTCTGGACATCAGTTACGTgtagcagagaaaaaaatcattcttagATATGATTAGGGCCTTGGCCCTGGGAATCTTTTTGTATTGGAATCAGTTTTGGTGCAGAAGCCTAACATTGGGTAGGTAGGGTATGAGTGTTTTAAGAGATAAATGTGTC
The Saccopteryx bilineata isolate mSacBil1 chromosome 3, mSacBil1_pri_phased_curated, whole genome shotgun sequence DNA segment above includes these coding regions:
- the PITHD1 gene encoding PITH domain-containing protein 1, which produces MSHGHSHGGGGCRCAAEREEPPEQRGLAYGLYLRIDMERLQCLNESREGSGRGVFKPWEERTDRSKFVESDADEELLFNIPFTGNVKLKGVIIVGEDDDSHPSEMRLYKNIPQMSFDDTDREPDQTFSLNRDLTGELEYATKISRFSNVYHLSIHISKNFGADTTKVFYIGLRGEWTELRRHEVTICNYEASANPADHRVHQVTPQTHFIS